From the genome of Solanum stenotomum isolate F172 chromosome 5, ASM1918654v1, whole genome shotgun sequence:
TATCCAATTTTTATTAACTAATtatagaagaaaagagagaatatatGCTAGTGCTCCTAATTATATCTAAAACATTTTACAAGAGATCTATAGTGGCAAGGCTTTtctctatgtatatatatctatttttgCCAAGAATATAACGTACGTGATACATAAGAATTggcatatttattatttgtattcatCATTTAGAATAATATGATCATGTCACAAATTAAAGGCATCAAGTGTttattaattgttgattttgttCTAATCTTGATTATTTCATCGAGTATTTTCACCAACCCCACCAAACTAACATATTATTTGCTTACTCTTCAACACACAACTTGGTTTTCGATTACTCAAcatatataaaaagtttttaGCAGTAACTTTCCACATATCCAATATTagctattttaatttgttgtatccatctactttttttttattcttattctttttataaCTTTGATAAAGGGGGTGGTATTTTCCCTAACTacttgagaaaagaaaaaacaaaagtaCTTTTTGTCCCAAAACACAGATATAATTTTGTTGCTTTTGTCCACTGGATCTGTTCCAGTTGAGCTTTATGAAATAAGTACTTTTTCCTGTCTAAGTGCAATGAATCTTCTGTTTCTATCAGACGAATCAATTAGTTTTATAGCTGCTCtttacaaatttatatataattttatgtatttctatacgagatatttatttttacatatataatagATATGAAAGTAACAATTATATAGGGCTATGGTCAATCATTGAGATCAAGtctatatgtatatttaaatggatgaaatataatgaaataaagtcactttaaaatttccttttaaatGAGGAATGTAAAAGAGTTACTAGGAAGAATACCCGAGAGTTATAAACGAAGTTTCAACTTCATATCATGTTCATTGGATTGAGAACAAGAATTAATTAGAACTATATATCTGAGAGTATAGAGTGCTTGTTACGAGTTTGTTAGAATCAATAACTTTAgctaaattttcatatttgtgatatatataaataattttttcaaaatttaaaaagttgtaTTGTGTAGAATTTAAAACTCATAAGCTCAAAAATCTGAATATTTTTCACGGAGTGCATGCTCTTATAACATGTGAAAAGCTTAAAGCTCCGTTATATTCCTACCCTACTGGCATACACTTGTTTTGAATTACCAAATATAACAAAGagacaaataaaagaaatttaattaatgtgCAAGTCTATTTTCATTTGCCATTCAATTTGTCCTTTATTAATTTGCAATTAGTTAAAAGGTAGAGAACTTTAATTTGTGTCACCATTTGATATATCTATTGCTAGTAACTGTTTTATGAGAAATACTATATGATACTCTATAATAGATTTGTCTGAAAAGAATGAGAATATATTAGTACGAAGTATTATATTAGAtaacaccaaaaaaaattacattatttccaCCATTACATaaaacaggaaaaaaaaaacaaaatacccATAATTAAAAGggtaaattaattaacttatcccctttgttttttttttatctcatccttaaattaaaccaaactCTCTTTTTATTGtactctattattattttttaacagaCCCTTGTGGTCCGATTCTTCCTTACAAGTTGTACAATAGTAGGAGTTTAGTGCATCGAACGGCCTTTTTTAAGCTATTGGAACTTCCTTAGCCAAGTTGGTAGGCTGTTGCATGGAAACACCAATGACTACTTCACTTGTTTGCATTTCTATGTCATTTGTAACTACTCCCTTCAATGGTCCCTCAATTTCCTTCTCTTGGTACTCCTTGTATTTTCCCCATAAAACTGAGTATAGCCCTGCTACAATTAACACTGCTCCAAGCACACTGAAATccaacaaagaagaaaaaagtaaatACAACGACAATATATCCAGTATAATCTGATACAGAgtgaaatatatacaaattcttGGCTCAAGAAAATTAGTCCCAAAAATAAAGTATGAAAGTAAAGCATAACAAGGCATTCTGAATAGTAACTACATCAGAATAATACGATAATTGAagtataagaaagaaacaacaaatagtGATAGAAGTTAAAAGACAAGAAACTATAGTgtgagacaaaaaaaaagaagtgaaaattACCCTCCAAGATAGATTTTCTCAGCAAGaatgaaagaacccatgatgGCAACAATGATCATCATCAAGGGACTAAAAGCAGTCACAAAAACAGGTCCTCTTTTCTCCATAACAAGACCTTGAACATAATATGCAAGGCTTGATGATACAATCCCCTGAAATTTTAtacaataaaattcataatcaGAAGCAGAGctagaattttgagtttatatgtcctaaattaaagaaaatacagTTATTGAGTTCTGTAGAACCCGTAGGCGTATGAGGAATAAACAAACAAGAAACATACAGCATAGACAGCAGCAAGAAGATTCATGTCAAAACCAATTGCCCAAGCAGAAGGTTTATGTTCCATCACTAAGGTGACAGCAATTGATTGCAAAGTTCCCATGAAGCAAACAAGTGTAGTTAGAGATAGAGGAGCAGTGTACTTCCTCATTGTAATAGCCtatcaacaaaaacaaatattttttttaatactgtCAGTATACATAAGTTAAACTCGTCACGAAAAGacagaaaatgagtttttagtGGTTTTGACAAACCTGAAGTATAAAGAAAGATGCCCATGCAAAAGTAGCACCAATAAGAAGAATTGAACCTTTAAGCCAATCTTTATCACTTGTTTCATTGGATTGAGAAACATTAGAAGTATTATTTGTGTTTGCCCATACCAAATTAATAACATGTCCTTTGTACAATGTCATTAACATGGCTCCAGCCACTGTCACAATTGTACCTATCACCTTTGCTTGGCATCTCAACTTTTTAATATGAACCTTCTCCATCCtatacatttaaattatttattcattattattataagtgccaaacttttgaaaaaaaaaagaataattttggaATATGtag
Proteins encoded in this window:
- the LOC125865473 gene encoding WAT1-related protein At5g07050-like isoform X1 produces the protein MENNKVGGGCLSNFYQRGKPYIAMISLQFGYAGMNVITKVSLNGGMSHYVLVVYRHAFATLAIAPFALLLERKLRPKMTFMMFLQIFILGLLGPVIDQNFYYAGLKFTSPTFSCAMSNMLPAMTFVMAVLCRMEKVHIKKLRCQAKVIGTIVTVAGAMLMTLYKGHVINLVWANTNNTSNVSQSNETSDKDWLKGSILLIGATFAWASFFILQAITMRKYTAPLSLTTLVCFMGTLQSIAVTLVMEHKPSAWAIGFDMNLLAAVYAGIVSSSLAYYVQGLVMEKRGPVFVTAFSPLMMIIVAIMGSFILAEKIYLGGVLGAVLIVAGLYSVLWGKYKEYQEKEIEGPLKGVVTNDIEMQTSEVVIGVSMQQPTNLAKEVPIA
- the LOC125865473 gene encoding WAT1-related protein At5g07050-like isoform X2, producing MENNKVGGGCLSNFYQRGKPYIAMISLQFGYAGMNVITKVSLNGGMSHYVLVVYRHAFATLAIAPFALLLERKLRPKMTFMMFLQIFILGLLGMEKVHIKKLRCQAKVIGTIVTVAGAMLMTLYKGHVINLVWANTNNTSNVSQSNETSDKDWLKGSILLIGATFAWASFFILQAITMRKYTAPLSLTTLVCFMGTLQSIAVTLVMEHKPSAWAIGFDMNLLAAVYAGIVSSSLAYYVQGLVMEKRGPVFVTAFSPLMMIIVAIMGSFILAEKIYLGGVLGAVLIVAGLYSVLWGKYKEYQEKEIEGPLKGVVTNDIEMQTSEVVIGVSMQQPTNLAKEVPIA